One Bacillus sp. FJAT-52991 genomic region harbors:
- a CDS encoding ATP-binding protein: MYQPMEQYPVEQKYLHQIFEHIQDGIIVMNQNREILLMNPAAHRLTGWNIGGKVPFCSYCQDRKITERENRCYLIARNEVPYFLSQMPVYHGNELDVEMSTALIYQDQNSQEQEYLLVLRDQTLRQKEEEVRLSKKIIKQLIEAQEKEHKRLAHELHDGVSQSLYTISVALQAIESTVEDERLYDYLNEVQAELGRTMSDIKAYSHQLRPTSLDRLGLVSTLETLIQTVESTSSLSIAFQTNITGRLPSAVEINMYRVVQEALHNAVKYAQANKVYLFLRKEQRQLIVEIHDDGVGFDLEQAKGGLGLEHMRERIEQLNGRFFIQSAPEEGTQIITTIMIDESEEIANESDGSR, from the coding sequence ATGTATCAACCAATGGAACAGTACCCTGTGGAACAAAAATATTTACATCAAATTTTTGAACATATTCAAGATGGAATTATTGTTATGAATCAAAACCGGGAAATATTGCTAATGAATCCGGCAGCCCATCGACTTACAGGCTGGAACATTGGTGGTAAAGTTCCTTTTTGCTCTTATTGTCAAGATCGAAAAATTACTGAAAGAGAGAATCGCTGCTATTTAATTGCAAGGAATGAAGTGCCTTACTTTTTATCGCAAATGCCTGTTTATCATGGAAATGAGCTAGATGTTGAAATGAGCACAGCTTTAATTTATCAAGATCAAAACAGTCAGGAGCAAGAGTATTTATTAGTGCTTCGCGATCAAACATTGCGGCAAAAAGAAGAAGAAGTGAGACTATCGAAAAAGATCATTAAGCAGTTAATTGAAGCTCAAGAAAAAGAACATAAACGCCTTGCCCATGAACTGCATGATGGTGTCAGTCAGTCTCTTTACACAATTTCTGTTGCGTTGCAGGCTATCGAATCAACAGTTGAGGATGAACGTCTCTATGACTATTTAAATGAAGTCCAAGCAGAGTTGGGTCGAACAATGTCTGATATTAAAGCCTACTCGCATCAGCTTAGACCGACTAGTTTAGATCGGCTAGGGTTAGTATCGACTCTAGAGACACTCATTCAGACTGTTGAATCTACCTCTTCCCTTTCCATTGCTTTTCAAACCAATATTACCGGACGTCTGCCTTCCGCGGTGGAAATCAATATGTACCGAGTTGTACAGGAAGCGCTACATAATGCAGTCAAATATGCACAAGCAAATAAAGTATATTTATTTCTCCGAAAAGAACAGAGACAGCTAATTGTTGAAATACATGATGATGGTGTTGGCTTTGATTTGGAACAAGCAAAAGGCGGGCTTGGACTTGAGCATATGCGTGAGCGAATTGAGCAGTTAAATGGCCGCTTTTTCATTCAATCAGCACCAGAAGAAGGCACACAAATTATAACTACAATAATGATAGATGAAAGCGAGGAAATCGCAAATGAAAGTGATGGTAGTCGATGA